The genomic region GCTTCAACGGCTCCTCGTCCCCTCCCTGCAGCTGCTGGACGACGATGGAGGGTCTGGGAGCTTCCTGCTGTTCCCGGCGACAGACCATGCCCTGGCGCGTCTGAAAATCGATCGACACGTAACTGTCCCGCTGAAAGACCCGGAACCGCCGCATCTTGTTCGTCGAGACCCGGCTGACGGTGAGGTTGGCGACGCAGCCGCCCTTGAACTGGATCCTGGCGTTGGCGATGTCCACGGTGGAGGACAGCACCGGCACGCCGGCCGCCCGCACTTCTTCCACCGGACCGGGATCGAACGAAAGGACCATATCCAGGTCATGGATCATCAGATCGAGCACGACGTCCACGTCGGTGCCCCGCTCGCTGAAGCTGCTGAGCCGGTGACATTCGATGAACGCGGGCCGGCCGATGTGCGGCCGCATCACCTGCATGACGGGATTGAATCGCTCGCTGTGCCCCACTTGCAGACAGAGACCCCGCTGCTTGGCGAGCTGGACCAGTTCACGGGCCTCCGCCGACGTCACGGCAATCGGCTTTTCCACCAGCACGTGCTTGCCGGCCGACAGACAGGCCTTCGCCACGGCATGATGCGCCGAGGTCGGTACGGCCACGCTCACGACGTCG from Nitrospira japonica harbors:
- a CDS encoding Gfo/Idh/MocA family protein, translated to MIPLRAGVIGVGHLGQHHARLYAAIPGSQLAGITDLSPDRAKVIADKLGTKVFSDLGELLPHVDVVSVAVPTSAHHAVAKACLSAGKHVLVEKPIAVTSAEARELVQLAKQRGLCLQVGHSERFNPVMQVMRPHIGRPAFIECHRLSSFSERGTDVDVVLDLMIHDLDMVLSFDPGPVEEVRAAGVPVLSSTVDIANARIQFKGGCVANLTVSRVSTNKMRRFRVFQRDSYVSIDFQTRQGMVCRREQQEAPRPSIVVQQLQGGDEEPLKLQLTSFLESARTGARPVVSGEDGALALELAHQVLKAIESFTQRHEEPGATS